Sequence from the Clostridium botulinum genome:
AAGTTGAAAAATATGGTCGCTTAAAGTTTTCAGACATATGTATTCCAAATAATTCAGCAATACCCATTGCTATATCTATTCCACCTGAAAAATCAGTATACTGTTGCAGCGAATAAAATAATACCCCTAGTACAATTAAACCTCCACCATAATTTTTATGATTATCAAATATTTGATTAACTATTACAATAGCTCTATCTGCAATAACTAACTTTTTAAATAGCCCCCATAATATCAGTTGTATTCCATACTGAAATTTTTTCAAATCAAAATTACGATGCTCATACAACTGAGAACCCAATTTATCAAATCTATTAATAGGACCTTGTATAATTTGAGGAAAAAATGAAACAAACAATGCGAATTTAGGCAAATTTTTTTCCGCTTTATATTTTCCATTATATACATCTATAAGATAACCCACAGATTGAAATGTATAAAAAGAAATTCCAAGGGGTAATAATAAACCTAATTTAATTGGGTTTGTTTTATTTTCTGAAAATATATTAAATAAATAATTAATATTTTCAGCTGCAAAATTAAAATACTTTAGAAATGCAAGAATTACAAAGTTAATTAGCAAAACACTCCCCAAAATTTTTCTTTGTTTTTTCTTTACTAATTGTTTTATTTCTTTTTTCTCTTTTGATGTTAACAATTCTTTATTAATAAGCAACTCATTTTTTTTTTGTTCTTCAATCTTACTAATAAATAAAGCCCCTACCCAAGTAGTTATTGTTGTAAAAAGTATATATCCAACAGTCTTTATTCCTGTATATGTATAAAAAACATAACTACTTATCAATAAGCATATCCATTGATATCTTTTAGGTAAAATATAATATGTTGTTATAGCTACCAGTAAAAATACCCAAAAATTAAATTGTAAAAATGACATTAGTTCACATCCTTAATTGAACATTACTATACATAAACTATATTATAATTCATTTAAATACTTTCTCTAATTTTATACTCATTATTCTTTTAAATGAATATTAAAATACATTAAAAGACAATACTAACGCTAATATTATAAATATACTTATAATGTTCTAGTTTCAAATTTATTAAAAAAATCCTTTTTAAGTGTTATATACATAATACACCTGGTGAAATTATTACAGATAAAATATAAAATTGCAATTACAATAATAGTTATAATCAAAAAATCTAAAGTTACAACTTTTAACCAATTTCATTTGCATATAATAATTTTGATTTATAATTAGAAAATTTAAACATTATATGGTTCATTAAATAATAACATAATTCTAATATTATTAGGTTGTTGAATAACTAATTTTTACAAATGGTTATTTAAGAAAATATTCTTATAAATCATAGATTCCAAGGATATTTTCTAGTTTTTATGCCCTGCTGTTTTTTGTTAAATTCATCTACTAAATACGCTAATAAAACCCATTTTATATGACATTCGTATCGGGCTTTCCCATAGAGTCTTGGAGTTTCTAAATTATATAGACCTTTTAATACAGAAATAATTGTTCTATCTTTAATCTGTGTTTATATAATTTTAATCCAATAGGAGACTGAAGAAATAAAGTATTCTTATATCTAACATCAGTAAATGACTCAATACTTTTAGACTTACGCATATTTATGTCAGTTAATAAATTAAATTCTAGATTAGAAGTAATTTCAAACCATTCTACTGAATTATATGCTGCATATGCAAGTATTAAAAATGGATTATAAATTTTAGCTTCATATAGTAAATCCGAAACTTTATTATCATAAACGTTAGCTGTTGTTAAATCAAAAACTAAAGGAATTATAATATCTGTAACTGTTACAATACAGTGTAATTTATAGCCTTTGTAGGAACCAAAACGAGTACCCCTCCAGATTTAGCTTCACTATCATATTTAGAACTTCTTAAAGCAGTTCAATTTATAGCGCATAATCTAGTTTGGGGATTTATAAGTTCAACAAACATAGCATGAATACCATGATATATATGTTTTTCTAAAGTTTTAGCTCTTAATGAAAATGTAGAATAATCTAGTACTTCATTAAGTTGAATTATAGCTTTAAACACATAGTCTTGCTTTATACGATATTCAAGTTCTCTTAAACTAAAAATACTATTTTTAACACCATATAACATACAGGCAACAATTTATTCATCTGAATACTTACATGGCCGTCCTTTAAATTTAGTTTGGTGAATGCAATTTTAACATCTTCAAAAATTTTATAATAAATATTTTCGCTTTCAGTATTTAATGATATAATCATATTCAAGTCATTCCTTATGTGATATATTTGTGTTTTTCACGAAATCATTATACCACAAAGAAATGGCTTATTTATTTTTACAAACTTTGTTTACTCAACAACCTAATTATATAAAAATTAATAATGGAAATATTTTTCAATTTTTCTTAATTGCTTAGATATTCTGACTCTATATACCTAAAAT
This genomic interval carries:
- a CDS encoding MBOAT family O-acyltransferase translates to MSFLQFNFWVFLLVAITTYYILPKRYQWICLLISSYVFYTYTGIKTVGYILFTTITTWVGALFISKIEEQKKNELLINKELLTSKEKKEIKQLVKKKQRKILGSVLLINFVILAFLKYFNFAAENINYLFNIFSENKTNPIKLGLLLPLGISFYTFQSVGYLIDVYNGKYKAEKNLPKFALFVSFFPQIIQGPINRFDKLGSQLYEHRNFDLKKFQYGIQLILWGLFKKLVIADRAIVIVNQIFDNHKNYGGGLIVLGVLFYSLQQYTDFSGGIDIAMGIAELFGIHMSENFKRPYFSTSLSEFWRRWHITLGAWMRDYVFYPLALTKRMSKITKLANKYLGKRIGKVVPVALANIVVFLIVGIWHGPYWHYVAWGLYNGIIIAISALSEPIYECLRKSTKVNTKCFSYKLFQILRTFFIVNLGWYFDRGNGLCDSFQMLHNTITNFNVIQLLDGTILKLGLKNIDFKILIFATVVLFAVSVIQESGIKVREFLSEQNLVFRWIILYLLIFMIIGLTYSSGNAVGGFMYAQF
- a CDS encoding transposase; the protein is MLYGVKNSIFSLRELEYRIKQDYVFKAIIQLNEVLDYSTFSLRAKTLEKHIYHGIHAMFVELINPQTRLCAIN